One genomic window of Sulfurovum lithotrophicum includes the following:
- the polA gene encoding DNA polymerase I: MKTITIIDTFGFFFRSYYALPPLRNSEGFPTGLLTGFINLVDSLHRDHGTDYLVFALDSKGPTFRNEIYPEYKANREAPPEDLTKQLPIAIRWVEKMGFANLAKEGFEADDIITTVTKFAREQDMKVKVVSHDKDLYQLIDDGLVVMYDSIKRKEIDEAACIEKFGVNPKDFVDFQAIVGDASDNVPGVKGIGVKGAAKLINEFHTLENIYANIEKCGTPRIQKLLLEYKESAFLSRELVKMRDDVYDDLDLSKFVFEERNYLSCLIDEFEKYEMKRALQKAKVRENEAGCHDITPPKPKTPLLTFESITLDTKEKLNEVIDELSKDILVAFDTETTGLDTRTDKMVGFSFCTSNEKAYYVPVGHSYLGVEEQVDPEDAVFALQKLMKHKIVGQNLKFDLSLLYNQYGMEEVLPFADTMIMAWLTDPGSRVGLDSLAQKFFKYDMKPFKEMVKKGENFSHVNIADATFYAAEDAWMTFLLYGAIKKKMELSSLTHLLKEAKDVEYPFINVLIRMERLGIKVDQAKLETLKKTLSEDLHRLTSEIHELSGSEFNIRSTQQLGVVLFQQLGLKGGKKTKTGYSTNEAVLQSLKHEHPVIGKILEYREYHKMLSTYVEPLLKLAKKDEKSRIYTSFIQTGTATGRLSSKDPNLQNIPVRSALGRSVREAFVAKEGYKLVSIDYSQIELRLLAHFSKDAALMEAFNKGTDIHMATAIKLFGEDEAKAKRNFAKSVNFGLLYGMGPKKLSDELGITSAEAKEIIANYFASFPTVKNFLEGIQERVKIDGYVETLLRRRRIFDYENANGMQKAAYMRESVNTVFQGSAADLIKLSMNDIDSMIIDEALEAHMLLQIHDELIFEIKEDQVEKISKRFVHVMEHIWELEVPLVCSVSVGDSWGELK, from the coding sequence TTGAAAACAATCACCATTATTGACACATTCGGCTTCTTCTTCAGATCCTATTATGCTTTGCCTCCGCTGCGTAATTCAGAGGGTTTCCCTACGGGACTTCTGACAGGCTTTATCAACCTCGTTGACTCTCTGCACCGTGACCACGGGACGGATTATCTTGTCTTTGCGCTCGACAGCAAAGGGCCGACATTCCGAAACGAGATCTATCCTGAGTACAAAGCAAACAGGGAAGCACCGCCGGAAGACCTGACCAAACAGCTTCCCATTGCGATCAGGTGGGTGGAGAAGATGGGTTTTGCCAACCTTGCCAAAGAGGGCTTCGAAGCGGATGACATCATCACCACAGTGACCAAATTTGCCAGAGAGCAGGATATGAAGGTTAAAGTGGTCTCGCATGACAAAGACCTCTATCAGCTAATAGACGACGGTTTGGTCGTGATGTATGACTCCATTAAAAGAAAAGAGATAGACGAAGCCGCCTGCATCGAGAAATTCGGTGTCAATCCGAAAGATTTTGTTGATTTTCAGGCGATCGTGGGTGATGCTTCTGACAATGTTCCCGGTGTGAAAGGCATTGGTGTGAAGGGAGCGGCCAAGCTCATCAACGAGTTCCATACGCTTGAGAATATTTATGCGAATATAGAAAAGTGCGGTACACCGCGTATACAAAAACTTTTGCTCGAATACAAAGAGAGTGCGTTCCTTTCTCGCGAACTGGTCAAAATGCGAGATGATGTCTATGATGATCTCGACCTGAGCAAGTTTGTTTTTGAAGAGAGAAATTATCTCAGCTGTCTGATCGACGAATTTGAAAAGTATGAAATGAAACGGGCGTTACAGAAAGCAAAAGTTAGGGAGAATGAAGCCGGCTGCCATGACATTACACCGCCAAAACCGAAGACGCCTTTACTTACATTCGAATCGATAACACTCGATACCAAAGAGAAACTGAATGAAGTCATAGACGAACTTTCCAAGGATATACTGGTCGCTTTCGACACCGAGACTACCGGACTCGATACACGAACGGATAAGATGGTCGGTTTTTCTTTCTGTACCTCAAATGAAAAGGCTTACTATGTGCCGGTAGGGCACTCCTACCTCGGTGTGGAGGAGCAAGTCGATCCTGAAGATGCCGTGTTTGCGCTTCAAAAGCTGATGAAACATAAAATCGTGGGTCAGAATCTGAAGTTCGACCTCTCTCTGCTTTACAATCAATACGGGATGGAAGAGGTACTCCCCTTTGCTGACACGATGATCATGGCATGGCTTACCGATCCGGGTTCAAGGGTCGGGTTGGATTCTCTGGCACAGAAATTTTTCAAGTATGATATGAAACCTTTCAAAGAGATGGTCAAAAAAGGGGAAAATTTCTCCCATGTCAATATTGCCGATGCAACCTTCTATGCGGCGGAAGATGCCTGGATGACCTTTCTGCTTTATGGTGCGATCAAGAAGAAGATGGAACTCTCTTCTCTTACGCATCTGCTGAAAGAGGCAAAGGATGTAGAATATCCGTTCATCAATGTACTGATACGCATGGAGCGTCTCGGTATCAAAGTGGACCAGGCCAAGCTGGAAACACTGAAGAAAACACTCAGCGAAGACCTGCACCGGCTTACTTCGGAGATACATGAACTCAGCGGCAGCGAATTCAACATCCGTTCTACGCAGCAGCTCGGTGTGGTGCTTTTCCAGCAGCTTGGGCTCAAAGGCGGCAAGAAAACCAAAACAGGTTACAGTACCAATGAAGCGGTACTTCAGTCACTTAAACATGAGCACCCGGTTATAGGAAAAATACTCGAATATCGTGAATATCACAAAATGCTCTCGACCTATGTGGAACCCCTGCTCAAACTGGCCAAAAAAGATGAAAAAAGCCGTATCTATACCTCTTTCATCCAGACAGGTACGGCAACAGGTCGTTTAAGCTCCAAAGACCCCAACCTGCAGAACATTCCTGTACGTTCCGCTCTGGGACGTTCGGTACGTGAAGCGTTCGTTGCCAAAGAGGGCTATAAGCTGGTCAGTATCGACTATTCTCAAATCGAACTTCGCCTGTTGGCACACTTCTCAAAAGATGCTGCACTGATGGAAGCGTTCAACAAAGGTACCGATATCCACATGGCGACGGCCATCAAACTCTTCGGTGAGGATGAGGCGAAAGCAAAACGTAACTTCGCCAAGTCTGTGAACTTCGGTCTGCTCTACGGCATGGGCCCTAAGAAACTTTCTGACGAACTGGGCATCACCTCTGCAGAAGCCAAAGAGATCATTGCCAACTATTTCGCGAGTTTCCCCACGGTGAAGAATTTCCTCGAAGGTATACAGGAGAGAGTGAAGATAGACGGCTATGTGGAAACACTTCTGAGACGAAGACGCATCTTTGACTATGAGAATGCCAATGGCATGCAAAAAGCCGCCTACATGCGCGAATCGGTCAATACGGTCTTCCAGGGATCGGCAGCCGATCTCATCAAACTCTCAATGAACGATATCGACAGCATGATCATCGATGAAGCGCTGGAAGCGCATATGCTGCTGCAGATACACGATGAACTGATCTTCGAGATCAAGGAGGATCAGGTCGAGAAGATTTCCAAACGTTTCGTCCATGTCATGGAACATATCTGGGAGCTTGAAGTGCCGCTGGTCTGTTCCGTGAGTGTCGGTGACAGTTGGGGTGAACTCAAGTAG
- a CDS encoding DUF1858 domain-containing protein, which produces MKEITLATTIADLLKNYEGMKDILIGINPKFKKLNNPVLRRTIAKLATVKQAAIVGGMDANDLLNQLRTAVGQEPLQTERSETDTKEHEPLPDWAKQTPKATLNANEILDNEGNPLAEANKTVRTLASGEILEIISDFRPEPLIDEFTKKGHEVAVKEEKEDRFITLIRKA; this is translated from the coding sequence ATGAAAGAGATAACTCTTGCAACAACCATAGCCGATCTGCTTAAGAATTATGAAGGGATGAAAGATATCCTTATAGGGATCAATCCCAAATTCAAAAAACTGAACAACCCTGTACTCAGACGTACTATTGCCAAACTGGCAACCGTGAAACAGGCTGCCATCGTCGGTGGAATGGATGCCAATGACCTGCTCAATCAACTTAGAACTGCGGTAGGACAGGAACCTCTGCAGACTGAAAGATCAGAAACTGACACAAAAGAGCATGAACCCCTTCCGGACTGGGCAAAGCAAACACCCAAAGCAACCCTCAATGCCAACGAGATACTTGACAACGAGGGCAATCCTCTTGCCGAAGCGAACAAAACTGTCAGAACCCTCGCTTCCGGAGAAATCCTGGAGATCATCTCGGACTTCAGGCCCGAACCCCTCATCGATGAATTCACCAAAAAAGGTCATGAAGTCGCAGTAAAGGAAGAAAAAGAAGACCGGTTCATCACGCTGATCAGAAAAGCCTGA
- a CDS encoding methyltransferase family protein, protein MKVKTTASVIVRILLWLLMLIGGAYIGIKNDLNDPLFTSPLFHFFTAFAGLIVLRLAFHAAANGGRELTKGRVGDIPRLETNHLVTTGIYSCMRHPMLFGLTLLPLGWALLLGSPTFICIIAPVEMLFIIFMVTIFEEMEVKRKFGDEYKAYAQKVPMVSFRAVCLKKLFSKPAKQDTKAT, encoded by the coding sequence ATGAAAGTAAAAACTACCGCTTCTGTCATCGTTCGAATTCTCTTATGGCTGCTGATGCTCATCGGCGGCGCGTACATCGGCATAAAGAATGACCTGAACGATCCTCTCTTTACCAGCCCACTTTTCCATTTCTTTACTGCTTTTGCAGGTCTGATCGTTCTCAGGCTGGCCTTTCACGCCGCTGCAAACGGAGGAAGAGAGCTGACCAAAGGAAGAGTTGGCGATATTCCCCGGCTCGAAACGAACCACCTTGTGACCACAGGAATTTACAGCTGTATGCGCCACCCCATGCTCTTTGGACTCACACTGCTCCCTTTGGGATGGGCCCTGCTTTTGGGAAGCCCTACGTTCATCTGTATCATTGCACCTGTCGAAATGCTCTTCATCATTTTCATGGTCACCATATTTGAAGAGATGGAAGTCAAAAGAAAATTCGGCGATGAGTACAAAGCCTATGCCCAGAAAGTACCTATGGTCTCTTTCAGAGCGGTATGCCTTAAAAAGCTCTTCTCAAAACCCGCCAAGCAAGATACGAAGGCTACTTGA
- the ccsA gene encoding cytochrome c biogenesis protein CcsA, with the protein MIKHIFSMKMAVLVLFIFGVSIGIATFIENDYGTQTAQALIYKAKWFELFLAYFTAILLYNIFKYKSYKTKPAVFLFHFAFFIIAIGALITRYVGYEGIMHIREGQTTNIMVSDTKILQVFAKSGDRNASLEKELYFSSMTKNHLSESLSVGDKKVKIDLVKYLPTADKEVVSDPNGKTMLELKISAGGQGKLYYFSKGDRMDFGNFYVAYEPKEEKTDKPTFLISGDPDTLKVHFPFVIETLNMKTKKPAELDAGENNLTRRMLYRFADNAVVLKSVKEKVRLRTVSHDIKTKPGKSEFVQLKVSVGDKSKIETFRPSKGQVGKLHKFTLNGVDISMSIGAKVIRLPFSIKLVDFQLERYPGSMTPSSYASEVVLIDKEENLTMPYRIYMNHILDHRSYRFFQSSYDPDEKGTVLSVNHDPGTIPTYIGYILLALGMLWSLFIPNGRFQKLLKGARKLQHGAIALLFAFMLAAPQYANAAAPSLTPEQQTALSKYDAKHAVKFGELVVQDHQGRMKPMDTIAHDVVAKITGKSSVFGMEPTQVFMGMILQPELYQNIPMIKIGHKKIALDLGLPEDTKFAKFTDFFSKKDNGYKLFDAVSEASRKKPLEKSQYDKELIKVDERVNVSFMAYQGTLMRIFPKPNDRNHKWYAPMEAMKTFPPKEAQNVKMAMSAYFIMVGQALKTGDWKNADLALRGIHKYQQKYGADVLPSKRHVEMEIWYNKLGLFGKLVPVYLLLGLLLLIFAFIHVIKQNFPMKWIMRGAWTILIIAFILHVAGMGIRWYIAGHAPWSNAYESIVFIAASTVLAGIILARKSPFALAGTAILAGVTMGVAHMNFINPEITNLVPVLKSYWLMIHVATIISGDGFLGLGSILSLLVLILFIIRGKEGNANIDRSIKELTNLAEMGLIIGLMLLTVGNFLGGVWANESWGRYWGWDPKETWAAVTILIYATVLHMRFVPKLNDTFIFNVASTWAYSSVLMTYFGVNYYLSGLHSYAAGDPVPIPMWVYYGIAGLAVLTLLAWRNRKMKKAPVKPV; encoded by the coding sequence ATGATAAAACATATTTTTTCTATGAAAATGGCAGTGCTCGTGCTGTTTATTTTCGGTGTCAGCATAGGTATTGCGACATTCATCGAGAATGATTACGGTACACAGACAGCCCAGGCACTTATTTACAAAGCAAAATGGTTTGAACTCTTTTTGGCGTACTTTACGGCCATACTTCTTTACAATATCTTCAAGTACAAGTCGTACAAAACGAAACCGGCTGTATTCCTCTTCCACTTTGCATTTTTCATTATAGCGATCGGGGCATTGATCACTCGATATGTCGGCTATGAGGGAATCATGCACATCCGTGAGGGGCAGACAACGAATATTATGGTTTCTGATACAAAAATACTGCAGGTATTTGCCAAAAGCGGTGACAGGAACGCTTCTCTGGAAAAAGAGCTCTATTTCTCCTCCATGACGAAGAACCATCTCTCTGAAAGCCTCTCCGTCGGAGACAAGAAAGTAAAAATTGATCTGGTCAAGTACCTGCCGACGGCCGATAAAGAAGTTGTAAGTGATCCAAACGGCAAGACCATGCTCGAACTCAAGATATCTGCCGGCGGACAGGGTAAACTGTATTATTTCAGCAAAGGTGACAGAATGGATTTCGGGAATTTTTATGTTGCGTATGAGCCCAAAGAGGAAAAAACGGACAAACCTACTTTTCTGATCAGCGGTGATCCGGATACGCTGAAGGTTCATTTCCCTTTTGTAATTGAAACGCTTAATATGAAAACCAAAAAACCTGCTGAGCTCGATGCAGGTGAAAATAATTTGACTCGCAGAATGCTCTACCGTTTTGCCGACAATGCTGTCGTGTTGAAATCTGTTAAAGAGAAGGTACGTTTGAGAACGGTCTCCCATGACATTAAGACAAAGCCCGGTAAATCCGAGTTTGTGCAGCTGAAGGTCAGTGTCGGTGACAAGAGTAAAATAGAGACATTCCGTCCTTCCAAGGGACAGGTAGGGAAATTGCACAAATTTACACTCAACGGAGTGGATATCAGCATGAGTATCGGTGCCAAGGTCATCAGGCTTCCATTCTCCATAAAACTGGTCGATTTCCAGCTTGAGCGTTACCCGGGGTCAATGACTCCATCGTCATATGCCAGTGAAGTTGTGCTTATTGACAAAGAAGAGAACCTGACCATGCCGTACAGGATCTATATGAACCATATACTTGATCACAGATCATACCGATTTTTCCAGTCATCCTATGATCCTGATGAAAAAGGTACGGTCCTTTCAGTCAACCATGATCCGGGAACCATACCGACTTACATCGGCTATATCCTTCTGGCACTTGGAATGCTCTGGAGTCTCTTCATCCCGAACGGACGTTTCCAGAAACTTCTCAAGGGTGCGAGAAAACTGCAACATGGTGCCATAGCCCTTTTGTTCGCATTTATGCTGGCTGCACCGCAATATGCAAATGCAGCAGCTCCCTCACTTACACCGGAACAACAGACTGCACTCTCAAAGTATGATGCGAAACATGCCGTGAAGTTTGGAGAACTGGTCGTACAGGACCATCAAGGGCGTATGAAACCAATGGATACCATTGCCCATGATGTCGTAGCAAAGATCACAGGGAAAAGCTCCGTGTTCGGTATGGAACCGACACAGGTCTTTATGGGAATGATACTCCAGCCTGAGCTGTATCAGAATATACCGATGATCAAAATAGGGCATAAAAAGATCGCACTTGACCTTGGACTGCCCGAAGATACGAAGTTTGCGAAGTTCACCGATTTCTTCAGTAAAAAAGACAACGGTTACAAGCTCTTCGATGCGGTTTCCGAAGCCAGCAGGAAGAAACCCCTTGAAAAATCACAATATGACAAAGAACTAATCAAAGTAGATGAGCGTGTAAATGTTTCCTTCATGGCGTACCAGGGAACATTAATGCGTATCTTCCCTAAACCCAATGACAGGAATCACAAATGGTACGCACCGATGGAGGCTATGAAAACATTCCCGCCCAAAGAGGCACAAAATGTAAAAATGGCTATGTCAGCGTATTTTATCATGGTAGGGCAAGCACTCAAAACAGGTGACTGGAAAAATGCTGACCTTGCACTGCGCGGGATACATAAATATCAACAAAAATATGGTGCCGATGTACTGCCAAGCAAACGCCATGTGGAAATGGAGATCTGGTACAATAAACTGGGACTTTTTGGCAAACTGGTACCGGTTTATCTCTTGTTGGGGCTTCTCCTGCTTATCTTTGCATTCATTCATGTCATCAAGCAGAACTTCCCTATGAAGTGGATCATGCGCGGTGCATGGACCATACTGATCATCGCGTTCATACTGCATGTGGCCGGTATGGGTATCCGCTGGTATATCGCAGGACATGCACCGTGGTCAAATGCCTATGAATCCATTGTATTCATTGCAGCTTCCACGGTACTGGCAGGGATCATTCTTGCACGCAAGTCACCGTTCGCACTGGCCGGGACCGCGATCCTGGCTGGTGTGACCATGGGCGTGGCGCACATGAACTTCATCAACCCCGAGATCACCAACCTGGTACCGGTACTCAAGTCCTACTGGCTGATGATCCACGTGGCGACGATCATTTCCGGAGACGGTTTCCTCGGTCTTGGCTCCATACTGTCACTTCTGGTACTGATCCTCTTCATAATCAGAGGGAAAGAGGGTAATGCCAATATAGACCGCTCCATCAAAGAGTTGACGAACCTTGCCGAAATGGGACTCATTATCGGCCTGATGCTTCTGACCGTAGGGAACTTTCTGGGCGGTGTCTGGGCCAACGAGAGCTGGGGACGCTACTGGGGCTGGGACCCAAAAGAGACCTGGGCGGCGGTGACCATCCTGATCTATGCGACCGTACTGCATATGCGTTTTGTGCCGAAACTGAACGATACCTTCATCTTCAACGTGGCATCCACCTGGGCATACTCATCGGTGCTTATGACCTATTTCGGGGTGAACTACTACCTCTCCGGGCTGCATTCCTACGCAGCGGGTGATCCTGTACCGATCCCTATGTGGGTCTACTATGGTATTGCAGGGCTTGCGGTACTTACGCTCCTGGCATGGAGGAACAGGAAGATGAAAAAGGCTCCTGTAAAGCCGGTATGA
- a CDS encoding NifU family protein — MTFNDQDIYQAVKHHLPSVNEYVESHGGAIKLLGVKNGTVYIELTGTCHGCSMSLMTTKMVVQKKLRELIHPELNVVNVDGTPENTLPDDCYTEEDTEEEKIEDKEGLFDKIKKYF; from the coding sequence ATGACATTTAACGATCAGGATATTTACCAGGCAGTCAAACACCACCTGCCCTCTGTTAATGAATATGTCGAGTCTCACGGCGGAGCCATCAAATTACTCGGTGTGAAAAACGGAACGGTTTACATTGAACTCACCGGTACCTGCCACGGCTGCTCCATGAGTCTGATGACCACCAAGATGGTTGTACAGAAAAAACTCAGGGAACTGATACACCCGGAACTCAATGTGGTCAATGTCGACGGCACGCCTGAAAATACACTGCCGGATGATTGTTATACCGAAGAGGATACGGAAGAAGAGAAGATCGAAGACAAAGAAGGTCTTTTCGATAAAATTAAAAAATATTTTTAA